A single window of Helicobacter pylori DNA harbors:
- a CDS encoding aminotransferase class V-fold PLP-dependent enzyme: MQAFLNRSFAPLLNPNESVLEQVKSSIILKKGVSYFDWGASGLASVLVEKRVKSLLPYYANAHSVASKHAILMGMLLKECQEKLKRSLNLSDDHCVLSAGYGASSAIKKFQEILGVCIPSKTKKNLEPYLKDMALKRVIVGPYEHHSNEISWREGLCEVVRIPLNEHGLLDLEILEQTLKKSPNSLVSISAASNVTGLLTPLKEVSSLCKKYKATLALDLANFSVHANPKDCEYQTGFYAPHKLLGGIGGCGLLGISKDLIDTQIAPSFSAGGVIKYANRMRHEFIDELPLREEFGTPGLLQFYRSALAYQLRDECGLDFIHKKENNLLRVLMHGLKDLPAINIYGNLTASRVGVVAFNIGGISPYDLARVLSYEYAIETRAGCSCAGPYGHDLLNLNAQKSSDFNAKPGWLRVSLHFTHSINDIDYLLDSLKKAVKKLR; the protein is encoded by the coding sequence GTGCAAGCGTTTTTAAACAGGAGTTTTGCCCCCTTACTCAACCCTAACGAGAGCGTTTTAGAGCAGGTTAAATCCAGTATTATTTTAAAAAAAGGGGTGTCTTATTTTGACTGGGGGGCTTCAGGTTTGGCGAGCGTTTTAGTGGAAAAGCGCGTGAAATCCTTACTGCCTTATTACGCGAACGCTCATTCTGTGGCTTCTAAACATGCGATTTTAATGGGCATGCTTTTAAAAGAGTGCCAAGAAAAGTTAAAGCGCTCTTTAAATTTGAGCGATGATCATTGCGTCTTGAGTGCGGGGTATGGGGCGAGTTCAGCGATTAAGAAATTTCAAGAAATTTTAGGGGTGTGTATCCCTTCAAAAACGAAGAAAAATTTAGAGCCGTATTTGAAAGATATGGCTTTAAAGCGTGTGATTGTAGGGCCTTATGAGCATCATTCTAATGAAATTAGCTGGCGTGAAGGCTTGTGTGAAGTGGTGCGTATCCCTTTAAATGAACATGGCTTATTGGATTTAGAAATTTTAGAGCAAACTTTAAAAAAATCCCCTAACAGCTTGGTTTCTATAAGCGCGGCTTCTAATGTAACCGGACTGCTTACGCCCTTAAAAGAAGTTTCATCATTGTGCAAGAAATATAAGGCCACTTTAGCTTTGGATTTAGCGAATTTTAGCGTGCATGCTAACCCTAAAGATTGCGAATACCAAACCGGTTTCTATGCCCCTCATAAGCTTTTAGGGGGTATTGGAGGGTGCGGTCTTTTAGGCATTTCTAAAGATTTGATTGACACGCAAATCGCCCCGAGTTTTAGCGCAGGGGGCGTGATTAAATACGCTAATCGCATGCGGCATGAATTTATTGATGAACTGCCTTTAAGAGAAGAGTTTGGCACGCCAGGATTGTTGCAATTTTACAGGAGCGCTCTAGCGTATCAATTAAGAGATGAATGCGGTTTAGATTTTATCCATAAGAAAGAAAACAACCTTTTAAGAGTGCTCATGCATGGCTTAAAAGACTTGCCCGCTATTAATATTTATGGGAATTTAACAGCGAGTCGTGTGGGGGTAGTGGCTTTTAATATTGGGGGGATTTCGCCCTATGATTTAGCGAGAGTTTTAAGCTATGAATACGCTATTGAGACCCGGGCGGGTTGCTCTTGCGCAGGGCCTTATGGGCATGATTTGTTGAATCTTAACGCCCAAAAGTCAAGCGATTTTAACGCTAAACCTGGATGGCTTAGGGTGAGCTTGCACTTCACGCATTCCATAAACGATATTGATTATTTGCTAGACAGCTTGAAAAAAGCGGTTAAAAAATTGCGTTAA
- the aroA gene encoding 3-phosphoshikimate 1-carboxyvinyltransferase — MIELDINASDKSLSHRAVIFSLLAQKPCFVRNFLMGEDCLSSLEIAQNLGAKVENTAKNSFKITPPKTIKEPSKILNCNNSGTSMRLYSGLLSAQKGLFVLSGDNSLNARPMKRIIEPLKAFGARILGREDNHFAPLVIVGSPLKACDYESPIASAQVKSAFILSALQAQGVSVYKESELSRNHTEIMLKSLGANIHNQDGVLKISPLEKPLEAFDFTIANDPSSAFFFALACAITPKSRLLLKSVLLNPTRIEAFEALKKMGTSIEYAIQSKDLEIIGDIYIEHAPLKAISIDQNTASLIDEIPALSIAMLFAKGKSMVKNAKDLRAKESDRIKAVVSNFKALGIECEEFEDGFYVEGLEDISPLKQRFSQKRPPLIKSFNDHRIAMSFAVLTLALPLEIDNLECANISFPQFKHLLNQFKKGSLNGN, encoded by the coding sequence GTGATAGAGCTTGACATTAACGCTAGCGATAAATCGCTCTCGCACAGAGCCGTTATTTTTAGCCTACTCGCTCAAAAGCCTTGTTTCGTGCGGAATTTTTTAATGGGAGAAGATTGTTTAAGTTCTTTGGAAATCGCTCAAAATTTAGGGGCTAAAGTGGAAAATACCGCCAAAAATTCTTTTAAAATCACACCCCCAAAGACTATAAAAGAGCCTAGTAAGATTTTAAATTGCAACAATTCTGGCACCAGTATGCGTTTATACAGCGGGCTTTTAAGCGCTCAAAAAGGCCTTTTTGTTTTAAGCGGGGACAATTCCTTAAACGCGCGCCCCATGAAAAGAATCATTGAGCCTTTGAAAGCTTTTGGGGCAAGGATTTTAGGGAGAGAGGATAACCATTTCGCCCCCTTAGTGATTGTAGGGAGTCCTTTAAAAGCTTGCGATTATGAAAGCCCTATCGCTTCAGCTCAAGTCAAAAGCGCTTTTATTTTAAGCGCTTTGCAAGCTCAAGGCGTAAGCGTTTATAAAGAAAGCGAGCTTAGCCGTAACCACACAGAAATCATGCTTAAAAGTTTGGGAGCTAACATTCACAATCAAGACGGCGTTTTAAAAATTTCACCCCTAGAAAAACCCCTGGAAGCCTTTGATTTTACTATAGCTAATGATCCGTCTAGCGCGTTTTTTTTCGCTCTCGCTTGCGCGATTACGCCAAAAAGTCGCCTTCTTTTAAAAAGTGTCTTGCTCAACCCCACTCGCATAGAAGCTTTTGAAGCGTTAAAAAAAATGGGCACTTCCATAGAGTATGCGATTCAATCCAAAGATTTAGAAATCATTGGCGATATTTACATAGAGCATGCCCCTTTAAAAGCGATCAGTATTGATCAAAATACCGCCAGCCTTATTGATGAAATCCCCGCTTTAAGCATCGCTATGCTTTTTGCAAAAGGCAAAAGCATGGTTAAAAACGCTAAAGATTTACGAGCCAAAGAAAGCGATAGGATTAAAGCGGTTGTTTCTAATTTCAAAGCTTTAGGGATTGAGTGCGAAGAGTTTGAAGACGGGTTTTATGTAGAAGGATTAGAAGATATAAGCCCATTAAAACAGCGCTTTTCTCAAAAAAGACCCCCCCTTATCAAAAGCTTTAATGATCACAGGATTGCGATGAGTTTTGCTGTTTTAACTTTAGCGTTGCCTTTAGAAATTGATAATTTAGAATGCGCAAACATTTCTTTCCCGCAATTCAAACACCTACTCAATCAATTCAAAAAAGGGAGTCTTAATGGAAATTAA
- a CDS encoding 4-hydroxy-3-methylbut-2-enyl diphosphate reductase translates to MEIKMAKDYGFCFGVKRAIQIAEKNQNSLIFGSLIHNAKEINRLEKNFNVKIEEDPKKIPKNKSVIIRTHGIPKQDLEYLKNKGVKITDATCPYVIKPQQIVESMSKEGYQIVLFGDINHPEVKGVISYATNQALVVNSLEELQEKKLQRKVALVSQTTKQTPKLLQIASYLVERCTEVRIFNTICNATSYNQKAALDLSKEVDIMIVVGGKTSSNTKQLLSIAKQHCKDSYLVEDENELELAWFKDKKLCGITAGASTPDWIIENVKQKISTI, encoded by the coding sequence ATGGAAATTAAAATGGCTAAGGATTATGGTTTTTGTTTTGGCGTCAAAAGAGCGATACAAATCGCTGAAAAAAATCAAAACAGCTTGATTTTTGGATCGCTCATTCATAACGCCAAAGAAATCAATCGTTTGGAAAAAAACTTCAACGTGAAAATTGAAGAAGACCCTAAAAAAATCCCTAAAAATAAGAGCGTGATCATAAGAACCCATGGCATTCCTAAGCAGGATTTAGAATATTTGAAAAATAAGGGGGTCAAAATCACTGATGCGACTTGCCCGTATGTGATCAAACCTCAACAGATTGTGGAATCCATGAGCAAAGAAGGGTATCAAATCGTGCTTTTTGGGGATATTAACCACCCTGAAGTCAAGGGCGTGATAAGCTATGCCACTAACCAGGCTTTAGTCGTCAATTCGTTAGAAGAATTGCAAGAAAAAAAGCTCCAACGAAAAGTGGCTTTAGTTTCTCAAACCACCAAACAAACCCCAAAACTCTTACAAATCGCTTCTTATTTGGTGGAAAGATGCACTGAAGTGCGTATTTTTAACACGATTTGCAACGCTACTTCTTACAACCAAAAAGCCGCTTTGGATTTGAGCAAGGAAGTGGATATTATGATAGTCGTGGGCGGTAAAACTTCTTCAAACACCAAACAGCTCCTAAGCATCGCCAAACAGCATTGCAAAGACAGCTACTTGGTAGAAGATGAAAACGAATTAGAGTTAGCGTGGTTTAAGGATAAGAAATTGTGCGGGATTACCGCTGGGGCTTCCACGCCGGACTGGATTATAGAAAATGTCAAGCAAAAAATCAGCACGATTTAA
- the pheS gene encoding phenylalanine--tRNA ligase subunit alpha encodes MHTLIERLEKVTNSKELEEARLNALGKKGVFADKFNQLKNLNGEEKNAFAKEIHHYKQAFEKAFEWKKKAILELELEERLKKEKIDVSLFNAIKTSSSHPLNHTKNKIIEFFTPLGYKLEIGSLVEDDFHNFSALNLPPYHPARDMQDTFYFKDHKLLRTHTSPVQIHTMQEQTPPIKMICLGETFRRDYDLTHTPMFHQIEGLVVDQKGNIRFTHLKGVIEDFLHYFFGGVKLRWRSSFFPFTEPSAEVDISCVFCKQEGCRVCSHTGWLEVLGCGMVNNAVFEAIGYENVSGFAFGMGIERLAMLTCQINDLRSFFETDLRVLESF; translated from the coding sequence TTGCACACCTTAATAGAGCGATTAGAAAAGGTTACTAATAGCAAAGAATTAGAAGAAGCGCGTTTGAATGCTTTGGGTAAAAAAGGGGTTTTTGCGGATAAATTCAACCAGCTCAAAAACCTGAACGGCGAAGAAAAAAACGCTTTTGCTAAAGAAATCCACCATTATAAACAAGCGTTTGAAAAGGCCTTTGAATGGAAAAAAAAGGCTATTTTAGAGCTTGAATTAGAAGAACGCTTGAAAAAAGAAAAAATTGATGTGAGTTTGTTTAACGCTATTAAAACAAGCTCTTCTCACCCTTTAAATCATACTAAAAATAAAATCATTGAATTTTTTACCCCCTTAGGATACAAGCTTGAAATCGGCTCTTTGGTGGAAGATGATTTCCATAATTTCAGCGCTTTAAACTTGCCCCCTTACCACCCTGCAAGAGACATGCAAGACACTTTTTATTTTAAAGATCACAAGCTTTTAAGGACCCACACTTCGCCCGTTCAAATCCACACCATGCAAGAACAAACCCCACCCATTAAAATGATCTGTCTAGGCGAAACCTTTAGGCGCGATTATGATTTGACCCATACGCCCATGTTCCACCAAATTGAAGGGCTTGTCGTGGATCAAAAAGGGAATATCCGTTTCACGCACTTAAAGGGCGTGATCGAAGACTTTTTGCATTATTTCTTTGGCGGCGTGAAATTAAGGTGGCGCTCTAGCTTTTTCCCTTTCACAGAGCCAAGCGCTGAAGTGGATATTAGTTGCGTGTTTTGCAAGCAAGAAGGCTGTAGGGTTTGCTCGCACACAGGCTGGCTAGAAGTGTTGGGCTGTGGCATGGTCAATAATGCGGTGTTTGAAGCCATAGGGTATGAGAATGTGAGCGGGTTTGCCTTTGGCATGGGGATTGAAAGATTAGCCATGCTGACTTGCCAGATCAATGATTTGCGCAGTTTCTTTGAAACTGATTTGAGAGTGTTGGAGAGCTTTTAA
- a CDS encoding DUF3972 domain-containing protein, whose translation MDILDLNKAQAVQQNEREAEDKERESKEPVVLEDLSTLAWLELEEFSRLSGLPKERILELVNLGKIKSKISHNKLLIDASSGTNALIKKVENNLISMDMNGRSLEPVFVEKTINTILNLHDKVIGAKDETISAFKNENMFLKDALISMQEVYEEDKKTIDLLRDELNQAREEIEFMKRKYRLMWGKVADMSNMNKK comes from the coding sequence TTGGATATTTTAGATTTGAACAAAGCGCAAGCGGTGCAACAAAATGAGCGAGAGGCAGAGGATAAAGAGCGGGAGTCTAAAGAGCCGGTGGTTTTAGAAGATTTGAGCACCTTAGCATGGCTTGAATTAGAAGAGTTTAGCCGCCTTTCAGGGCTTCCTAAAGAAAGGATTTTGGAATTAGTGAATCTTGGTAAAATCAAGAGCAAAATAAGCCACAACAAGCTTTTAATTGATGCGAGCAGCGGGACAAACGCTCTAATCAAAAAGGTAGAAAATAATTTGATTTCTATGGATATGAACGGGCGTTCTTTAGAGCCTGTGTTTGTGGAAAAGACCATTAACACGATTTTAAACTTGCATGATAAAGTCATTGGCGCTAAAGATGAAACGATTTCAGCCTTTAAAAATGAAAACATGTTTTTAAAAGACGCTTTAATCTCTATGCAAGAAGTCTATGAAGAAGATAAAAAAACCATCGATCTTTTGCGCGATGAACTCAATCAAGCGAGAGAAGAAATTGAATTCATGAAGAGAAAATACCGCTTGATGTGGGGGAAAGTCGCTGACATGAGCAACATGAATAAAAAGTAG
- a CDS encoding molybdopterin guanine dinucleotide-containing S/N-oxide reductase: MSISRRSILTKIPLALASANVLKAVGVFEKVESIPHATHFGPFIAKVQNGVIKDIVPQKSDYNPTMMLKAMADRVYSDSRVKYPCVRKSFLENKKNHKELRGREEFVRVSWDVALDLAAKKLKEIPKENIYNASYGGWGHAGSLHRCHHLAWRFFNTTLGGAIGTDGEYGNGTAARINPMIVGDMEVYSQQTTHEEMIKNCKVYVMWGADLFKCNRIDYFVPNHVNDSYYPKYKRAGIKFISIDPIYTETAQAFSAEWIPIRPNTDVALMLGMMHYLYTSNQYDKAFIAKYTDGFDKFLPYLLGESDNAPKNLQWASQITGVSAEKIKELADLFVSKRTFLAGNWAMQRAQYGEQPDWALIVLASMIGQVGLSGGGFGFSMHYGGNAQASSGARIVPMISQGHNSVKSVIPASRISEAILNPDKEIDFMGKKLKLPKIKMIYNCGADLLGHEADTNELIRALRTLDCVIVHEPWWTPTAKFADIVFASTSTMERDDITFGGSYSKNVVYAMRKVVEPVYESKDDYEIFRQLALRVGGNETEQKFTESKSYMEWIKGLYEKSDGPTLKSFDQFWRDGFVEFEIPENARKFVRHAKFRQDPINNRLDTESGKIQIFSQKCADFKLADFKGHPTWFEPAEWLGSKMAETYPFHLISPHPKYRVNSQLDNTWVRNVYKIQGREPVMINELDANKLGIKHGEIVEVFNARGRLLAGAFVTKNIRQGVLSIQKGAWYDPEDVRVRNPRCNAGHVNTLTSSRPTSSMTQAISANTALVNIRRLRRYELVKPYHSISTPSIIGA, encoded by the coding sequence ATGTCCATTTCACGCAGGAGTATCCTAACAAAAATCCCACTCGCGCTCGCTAGTGCTAATGTTTTGAAAGCTGTTGGTGTTTTTGAAAAAGTAGAATCCATTCCGCATGCGACGCATTTTGGTCCCTTTATCGCAAAGGTTCAAAATGGAGTGATTAAAGATATTGTCCCCCAAAAGAGCGATTATAACCCTACTATGATGTTAAAAGCGATGGCAGATAGGGTGTATTCAGATAGTAGGGTGAAGTATCCTTGCGTGCGTAAGAGCTTTTTAGAAAACAAAAAAAACCACAAAGAATTGCGCGGGAGGGAAGAGTTTGTGCGTGTGAGTTGGGATGTGGCGTTGGATTTAGCGGCTAAAAAGCTTAAAGAAATCCCTAAAGAAAACATTTATAATGCCAGTTATGGTGGTTGGGGGCATGCGGGCAGCTTGCATCGTTGTCATCATTTAGCATGGCGTTTTTTTAACACGACTTTAGGGGGGGCTATTGGCACTGATGGGGAATATGGCAATGGCACGGCTGCAAGAATAAACCCTATGATTGTAGGGGATATGGAAGTTTATTCGCAACAAACCACGCATGAAGAGATGATTAAAAATTGTAAGGTGTATGTCATGTGGGGGGCGGATTTATTCAAGTGCAACCGCATTGATTATTTTGTGCCAAACCATGTCAATGACAGCTACTACCCCAAGTATAAAAGAGCCGGTATTAAATTCATTAGTATCGATCCCATTTATACCGAAACCGCTCAAGCCTTTAGTGCTGAATGGATACCCATTCGCCCTAATACTGATGTAGCGTTAATGCTAGGCATGATGCATTATCTTTATACAAGCAATCAATACGATAAAGCGTTTATCGCTAAATACACTGATGGTTTTGATAAATTTTTACCCTATTTGCTAGGAGAGAGCGATAATGCGCCTAAGAATTTACAATGGGCGTCTCAAATCACTGGAGTGAGCGCAGAAAAAATCAAAGAATTAGCGGATTTATTTGTCTCTAAGCGCACTTTTTTAGCGGGTAATTGGGCCATGCAAAGAGCTCAGTATGGCGAGCAACCGGATTGGGCGTTAATTGTTTTAGCCAGTATGATTGGTCAAGTGGGCTTATCTGGTGGGGGCTTTGGCTTTTCTATGCATTATGGAGGGAACGCTCAAGCAAGCTCTGGGGCAAGAATTGTTCCTATGATTTCGCAAGGGCATAATTCTGTAAAAAGCGTTATTCCAGCATCTAGAATTTCTGAAGCGATTTTGAATCCGGATAAAGAAATTGATTTTATGGGCAAAAAACTCAAATTGCCTAAAATCAAAATGATTTATAATTGTGGGGCGGATTTATTAGGGCATGAAGCTGATACAAACGAACTGATTCGCGCTTTAAGGACCTTAGATTGCGTGATCGTGCATGAGCCTTGGTGGACGCCTACGGCAAAATTTGCTGATATTGTCTTTGCTTCCACTAGCACTATGGAAAGAGATGATATTACTTTTGGAGGGAGTTATTCTAAGAATGTGGTTTATGCCATGCGTAAGGTGGTAGAGCCTGTTTATGAATCTAAAGACGATTATGAGATTTTCAGACAGCTTGCTTTACGCGTTGGGGGCAATGAAACAGAGCAGAAATTCACTGAATCTAAGAGTTACATGGAATGGATTAAGGGTCTTTATGAAAAAAGCGATGGCCCTACTTTGAAATCGTTTGATCAATTTTGGAGGGATGGTTTTGTGGAGTTTGAAATCCCTGAAAATGCGAGAAAGTTTGTGCGTCATGCGAAATTCAGGCAAGACCCTATCAACAATAGGCTAGATACAGAGAGCGGGAAAATTCAAATTTTTTCTCAAAAATGCGCGGATTTTAAACTGGCTGATTTTAAAGGGCATCCCACTTGGTTTGAGCCAGCTGAGTGGCTAGGCTCTAAAATGGCTGAGACTTATCCGTTCCATTTAATCTCTCCGCACCCAAAATACCGTGTCAATTCACAGCTTGATAACACTTGGGTTAGGAATGTGTATAAAATTCAAGGCAGAGAGCCTGTAATGATCAACGAACTAGACGCTAATAAATTAGGCATTAAGCATGGTGAAATTGTAGAAGTGTTTAACGCTAGGGGGAGGTTGTTAGCAGGGGCGTTTGTAACTAAGAATATCCGTCAAGGGGTTTTGAGTATCCAAAAAGGGGCGTGGTATGACCCAGAAGATGTGAGGGTTAGAAACCCACGATGCAATGCAGGGCATGTGAATACGCTCACTTCTTCGCGCCCTACAAGCAGCATGACACAAGCCATTTCAGCCAATACCGCCTTAGTTAATATCAGAAGACTTAGAAGGTATGAATTAGTCAAGCCCTATCATTCCATTTCAACACCAAGCATTATTGGGGCTTAA
- the pheT gene encoding phenylalanine--tRNA ligase subunit beta: MKLSVNDLNVFVNTPKDIVKLCEDLSRLGLEVESCIPCVAPKNVVVGKVLEKAPHKNAEKLSVCQVDVGKEVLQIVCGAKNVAPNQFVPVALNGALIGSTTIAKTELRGVESHGMICSSAELGFPKINDGILELDESVGELVLGKELNEYAPFNTHVLEISLTPNRGDCLSVLGVAREISAFYHTPLKPIKALNFTPKSDLITLSAGENIESHLAYYLVCNYSLKTPLNIKLSLAHNNALSENDLNNFIEFSAHFSGVIMNAYSLNTTPMDLSVKNDENNLESVYINHQKRSTIAIKHQDQKDLSEHLLLEASYIDPISLSLKLHALKDKTLQKDNALIYRSARGSNPNLSDGLNFLSAHLKATILESKQTEHSLKDRTLKFQLEDITEILGLAVEKEKIQSILKNLGFKVSAKEPNSNPPILEVIAPNFRHDIKTIQDIAEEILRFVGIDNLVSKPLHCVSSKNSNPHYDTHRFFENLKHKALACGFKEVIHYVFYSKEKQQKLGFEVLEDPLELQNPITTELNTLRTSLVCGLLDASLRNKNLGFKSIALYEKGSVYNAKREEVQKLGFLVSGLQKKESYPDAKGKAWDFYSFAECVSKVIGDFSLEKLTAQTPINHPYQSAKIIQNNEVIGVIAKIHPKVIQELDLFESYYAEIDASKLKRPAMLLKPFSIYPSSVRDLTLIIDENTAFSKIKKALKDAQIPNLSEILPLDIFKESDNAIALSVRCVIHSLEKTLNDEEVNSAVQKALEILEKEFNARLKG; encoded by the coding sequence ATGAAACTGAGTGTCAATGATTTGAATGTTTTTGTCAATACGCCTAAAGATATAGTTAAACTTTGTGAGGATTTGAGCCGCTTAGGATTAGAAGTGGAAAGCTGTATCCCTTGTGTTGCTCCTAAAAATGTGGTTGTGGGTAAGGTTTTAGAAAAAGCCCCCCATAAAAACGCTGAAAAACTCAGCGTGTGTCAAGTGGATGTGGGCAAGGAAGTGTTGCAAATCGTGTGTGGGGCTAAAAATGTCGCGCCAAACCAATTCGTGCCAGTCGCTTTAAATGGGGCGCTAATCGGCTCAACCACCATCGCTAAAACCGAGCTTAGGGGGGTTGAAAGCCATGGCATGATTTGCTCTAGTGCTGAATTAGGCTTCCCTAAAATCAATGATGGCATCTTGGAATTAGATGAGAGCGTTGGGGAGTTGGTTTTGGGGAAAGAATTAAACGAATACGCCCCTTTCAACACGCATGTTTTAGAAATTTCATTGACTCCTAATCGTGGGGATTGCTTGAGCGTTTTAGGCGTTGCTAGAGAGATTAGCGCGTTTTATCACACGCCCCTAAAACCTATCAAAGCTTTAAATTTTACGCCAAAAAGCGATTTGATCACGCTTAGTGCGGGTGAAAATATTGAATCGCATCTGGCTTATTATTTGGTTTGCAATTATTCTTTAAAAACCCCTTTAAATATCAAACTTTCGCTCGCTCATAACAATGCCTTAAGTGAGAACGACCTGAACAATTTCATAGAATTTAGCGCGCATTTTAGTGGGGTAATAATGAACGCTTATAGCCTGAATACAACCCCTATGGATTTGAGCGTGAAAAACGATGAAAACAACCTTGAAAGCGTTTATATCAACCATCAAAAACGCTCCACTATCGCTATCAAACATCAAGATCAAAAAGATTTGAGCGAGCATTTGCTTTTAGAAGCAAGTTATATTGATCCGATAAGCCTGTCTTTAAAATTACACGCCCTAAAAGATAAAACGCTTCAAAAAGACAATGCCCTTATTTATAGAAGCGCTAGGGGGAGCAACCCTAATTTATCAGACGGCTTGAATTTTTTAAGCGCTCATTTGAAAGCGACGATTTTAGAAAGCAAACAAACTGAGCATTCTTTAAAGGATCGCACCCTTAAATTCCAGCTTGAAGACATCACCGAAATTTTGGGGCTTGCTGTAGAGAAAGAAAAAATTCAAAGTATTTTAAAAAATTTAGGCTTTAAAGTTAGCGCAAAAGAGCCAAACTCAAACCCCCCAATTTTAGAGGTTATTGCACCAAATTTCAGGCATGACATTAAAACGATCCAAGATATTGCTGAAGAAATCTTACGCTTTGTAGGGATTGATAATCTAGTCTCAAAGCCTCTTCATTGTGTCAGTAGCAAAAATTCAAACCCCCATTATGACACGCACCGCTTTTTTGAAAACCTTAAACACAAGGCTCTCGCTTGCGGTTTTAAAGAAGTCATTCATTACGTGTTTTACTCTAAAGAAAAACAGCAAAAACTAGGCTTTGAAGTTTTAGAAGATCCCCTAGAATTGCAAAACCCTATCACAACGGAGTTAAATACCCTGAGGACGAGCCTTGTTTGCGGGCTTTTAGACGCCAGTTTAAGGAATAAAAATTTAGGGTTTAAAAGCATCGCCCTTTATGAAAAGGGGAGCGTGTATAACGCTAAGAGAGAAGAAGTCCAAAAACTAGGCTTTTTAGTAAGCGGCTTACAAAAAAAAGAAAGCTACCCTGACGCTAAAGGCAAGGCGTGGGATTTTTACTCTTTCGCTGAATGCGTTTCAAAAGTTATAGGGGATTTTAGCCTGGAAAAACTAACCGCTCAAACCCCCATTAACCACCCCTACCAGAGCGCTAAAATCATTCAAAACAATGAAGTAATAGGCGTAATCGCTAAAATCCACCCCAAAGTGATCCAGGAATTGGATTTGTTTGAAAGCTATTACGCTGAGATAGACGCTTCTAAACTCAAACGCCCCGCCATGCTGTTAAAACCCTTTAGCATTTACCCTAGCAGTGTGAGGGATTTGACTTTAATCATTGATGAAAATACCGCTTTTAGCAAGATTAAAAAAGCTCTAAAAGACGCTCAAATCCCTAATTTAAGCGAGATTCTACCCCTTGATATTTTTAAAGAAAGCGATAATGCTATAGCCTTAAGCGTGCGTTGTGTGATCCATTCTTTAGAAAAAACCCTGAATGATGAAGAGGTCAATTCAGCCGTGCAAAAAGCGCTTGAAATTTTAGAAAAAGAATTTAACGCTCGCCTTAAGGGATAA
- a CDS encoding histidine triad nucleotide-binding protein produces MNVFEKIIQGEIPCSKILENERFLSFYDINPKAKVHALVIPKQSIQDFNGITPELMAQMTSFIFEVVEKLGIKEKGYKLLTNVGKNAGQEVMHLHFHILSGDKH; encoded by the coding sequence ATGAATGTGTTTGAAAAAATAATCCAAGGCGAAATCCCTTGTTCTAAGATTTTAGAAAACGAGCGTTTTTTATCCTTTTATGACATTAACCCTAAAGCGAAAGTGCATGCGTTAGTGATTCCCAAACAAAGCATTCAGGATTTTAATGGCATCACCCCAGAGCTTATGGCGCAAATGACAAGTTTTATCTTTGAAGTGGTGGAAAAATTAGGTATCAAAGAAAAGGGCTACAAGCTTTTAACCAATGTGGGTAAAAACGCGGGGCAAGAGGTGATGCATTTGCATTTTCATATCTTAAGTGGGGATAAACATTAA